In Caretta caretta isolate rCarCar2 chromosome 4, rCarCar1.hap1, whole genome shotgun sequence, one genomic interval encodes:
- the TMEM144 gene encoding transmembrane protein 144 isoform X2: MNSWRANNSSVNSNGTDLTIGFMSSAIAVFLFGTNFVPVKKFDTGDGMFFQWILCAAIWIVSLVVNLIQHSPTFWPLAMVGGSVWATGNITVVPIVKTIGLGLGLLIWASFNLLTGWASSRFGWFGIDPEEVSKPILNYIGAGLSVLSTIIFLFVKSEVQSSSTSLEATPLLRESSVNNSENTCSDASWVDSLSPLRKRVIGCTLAVVAGIFYGSSFVPVLYIKDHGRRNETLYRGASQFDLDYVFAHFSGIFLTSTIYFLIYCAVMKNKPKVYPEAIIPGFVAGVLWAIANCCWFIANHYLSAVVSFPIITAMP, from the exons ATGAACAGCTGGAGAGCAAATAACAGCTCCGTCAACAGCAATGGAACAGATCTCACTATTGGCTTTATGTCTTCTGCGATAGCTGTCTTTTTATTTGGGACAAATTTTGTACCTGTTAAGAAATTTGATACTGGTGATG GAATGTTCTTCCAGTGGATTCTCTGTGCTGCAATATGGATAGTATCATTGGTGGTGAACCTTATTCAGCATAGCCCTACGTTTTGGCCTCTTGCTATGGTTGGGGGAAGTGTATGGGCTACAG GTAACATTACAGTTGTCCCCATTGTTAAAACCATTGGTTTAGGTCTTGGACTCTTAATCTGGGCTTCTTTTAATTTGCTAACTGGCTGGGCAAGCTCAAG GTTCGGCTGGTTTGGAATTGACCCAGAAGAGGTATCAAAACCCATCTTAAATTATATTGGAGCTGGACTTTCAGTGTTAAG CACTATCatatttctttttgtaaaaagtgAAGTTCAAAGTTCTTCAACTTCATTAGAAGCCACCCCATTACTGAGAGAGAGT TCAGTCAACAATTCTGAAAATACCTGTTCTGATGCTTCATGGGTAGACAGTCTTTCTCCACTACGAAAAAGAGTAAT aggctGTACCCTAGCAGTAGTAGCTGGAATATTCTATGGTTCCAGCTTTGTGCCCGTGCTGTACATCAAGGACCATGGTAGAAGAAATGAAACGCTATACAGAGGAGCAAGTCAATTTG ATTTAGATTATGTCTTTGCACACTTTAGTGGAATCTTTCTTACAAGTACCATATATTTTTTGATCTACTGTGCAGTCATGAAAAATAAACCTAAAGTTTACCCTGAAGCCATAATACCAG GGTTTGTTGCTGGTGTACTTTGGGCAATAGCCAATTGTTGCTGGTTCATAGCTAATCACTACCTCAGTGCGGTGGTCAGCTTTCCAATAATCACTGCT atgccATAG